The following DNA comes from Miscanthus floridulus cultivar M001 chromosome 5, ASM1932011v1, whole genome shotgun sequence.
TCTGCACCGTCCACGCCGACTGCTGCGTTGGGCTGGACACCAAGGTGCACGATCTCAAGGATTCGCCGCGGACTGGAAGAACTACACGGGCCTGACGCCGGAGGCGAGGCAGAAGGGTGCTTTCAAGTGGACGTACCCGACTAGGTGCCGGGATTCCATAGGTTGGCGTAAGCCTTGAGTAGGGCCGTCTCAACAATTTTCATGGTCCTTGGATGAGCAAGATAGTAAGAACCTAGcaatctattttttttttcaatataATGATTGAAGTACACAATCTCTACCATATATAATTAATGCACCGATGTAAACTTCGCTAAAGCCACGTCAAAAACTGTCCCCAACAGTTATGACATTTTCTACACGCACAAAAAAAAAACTGTACCCAAAACCAGCCACCTTTAAAACAAATGGAGCAGATTCACCCCAGACTCTCATTTCTTTTACTCACATCCAACGGTCAAGGTTCTTTTGACCAAACCTCATCACTCATCCCTCGTCCCGTCCTGCGCCCACCCCACGCGTGGCACGCACGGCTCTCCCTCTCCCCCGATGCTCCCCCCTCTCCCGCACCCGTGCCTCGTGACTCTCCCACTCCCCAACGCTCGACTCGCGtgctcctctcctctcccccaCGGACAAACCCTAGGACGGACGCtgaatgttcaacactttttggtcattggatggcccacttttcggctcgctggagtttcctgcactctcacctgttgggatgtgggctccgcccgtcttcgagccatcccaggccttcctcttcggaagcctggactttgtcgccgaccggctcggcgtactacacctccgcggatgcacgacttcgacgacgcggcatctgcgcttcattccgagcaaactctatactcaaaccccactgtaagtaatatgtgtactgttatttactctttatttactatctcccaccgatcatccggagggaccgtatcgcccacgccacaaacaccgtatgatcggttcccctatggcctcgcgtcctccGCGGATACGTACGCTCGGGgcctccgaaggatgctggcgccatcccccctcgcatctgaattcatgggaatggcaggcTACGCTCCTGCCGCTTTCCACGAACTCccggatgacgagggcgagagcGATGGTTCCAGCATCGACGACGTGGCACCCTGCCACCGTCCGTCCCAGGAGTGCTCTATGGTGGACGCCTCGGGACAGCCGCCGATGGTTGTGGAGTCtgcgcagactcacacccctccggaccgtCAAGCGCAGCTCGGGGGGCGGCAGCCGTGCCATGGTCCGACCTGGCGCCTGCTCAACACCGATTGCCGGTACATGAGCGGCCCGATCTGCACCAGgacgctcgtagcatcatcagcaaccggcatcggGCCCGACATGGATCccagccgaaccatcgaggggagcggagAAACGCGCCCCAAGCGCGATTGCTGGCCAgacgaccagagtcccagccctgagggcccaggaccacgggccttcagccggcgtatccggagagcaccgttcccacagcgTTTCCgatcacccaccaacatcaccaaatacaccggggagacaaacccaggcatttggctcaaagacttccaGCTCGCCTGCCGGgatggaggagtggatgatgactatttcatcattcagtatcttcccatttgcgtaaGGGAACAtattcgggcatggcttgaattcctctcgCACGACAGCATCTgcgactgggcagacctcaagagggtcttcgtcgggaatttctaggggacgtatgtccgccctggaaactcttgggacctcaagagctgacagcaggagcccagcgagtccctgcgggattacatccgcaggttctcccaacgatgcaactccctccctgatgtcgtcgacgcaaacgtcatcagcgcattcatCTCCGGAAcgaactgcgagtccctgatccacaagcttggctgcctaaaaccctGAACACCAGCGacttgctcgacgtcgccactaaccacgcctttggcgaggaggcggtcggagcggtcttcagcggaggctaggacaaaggcaaggccaagcgcatggaccaagatgagggcccctccacacagaggggcaagaagaacaagaaggatcggcgccgatcgAACAACACCACGAAGGTCGCCACGActgatcgcatgggcaagcagccccaacaggcgCTGCCTGatcacttcaacaaactcatggatagtccgtgcaccaaccacgcctaccccgtcaaacacctctacaaggactgcgagctcctcaaacatttcctccgacaggccggtgggccaaaggagGGTGATGGCAAAGAGGTGGCAGCCAAGAAAGAAGGCGCGACAGGCAAGGATGGAAACGGCTTCCCCAAacctgaggagtgcatcatgatcttcggcagGTCCGATGCCATCTGGACGAAACGCCAACACAAGGTGcgctacagggaggcatgcgccaccgagacggccgtcccctccttcctcagctggtcggagtCTTCggtcaccttcgatcagagggaccatccctcccacgtcacaagaccgggatgctacccgctcgtcgtcgaccctatcgtccacaagaagcacctcaccaaggtgctgatggacagaggcagcggcctcaacatcctctacatcgacaccctcgacgccatgcgcattccCTGGTCGGAATTCTGCCAGGCGGGTtctcccttccacggggtgatcccGGGAGtgtaggcatacccactcgggcagatcgatctgtccgtcATGTTTGGCAAACGAGCCAACTTTcgcttggaggtcctcaccttcaaagtggtggactttccagggtcctaccaagCTATCTTGGGGcgtccatgctacgccaaattcatggcaatccccaactacacctacctcaagctaaagatgctaggaccaaatggcgtcatcactgtaAGGAgtgccttctcgcatgccttcacgtgcgaccgcgagcatttcgagctcgccaccACGGTCGTCAACTCGACCGAGCTCCCGCGGCTTAGGGAGTCATCAACCCCAGCAGTCCTGGACTGCAACAAACCGACCTCCTCGACAGCCTTCCGcccgctcaaggaaaccaaggtggtgggtgtcgaccccaccgacccaaccaagacggtgcggatcgggacccagctcctggccaaataggaatgcgagctcgtcgacttcctatgcgccaatcgtgatgtcttcgcatggcagccttctgacatgccaggcataccatgggaggttgCCAAGCACGCACTGTGCCTCATCCCGGGCTCGAAACCCGctaagcagcgcctgcgccgcttcgacgatgaGAGACGCAGGGCAataggtgaagagatcgccaaactcctggcagctggattcatcagagaggtattccactctgactagcttgccaatcctgttcttgttaaaaagaagactgggaagtggagaatgtgcattgattacactagcctcaacaaagcgtgtccaaaggatcactttcctttgccgcgcatagactagatagtcgactccacctcgggttgcgagatcctctcctttctggatgcctcctcaggctatcaccagatcacgataaaAGAATCTAATCAGCTCGTAACCTTGTTCATCACCTCGTATGGTTCGTATTGCTACatgaccatgccttttggcctaaagaatgcttgcgccacctaccaaaggtgcatgcagtaatgcttcgccgaccaaatcgactcgctcgatcagcctgatcaagtcgagcggccaaaaccaacaattgtcgtctatgttgatgacatagtggtcaaaacagctcaagcttgcgacctgatcgcaaacttggccacgatATTCGCGATCCTCTGAaagttcaacatcaagctgaatcccgaaaaatgtgttttcagggttccaaaggggaagctgcttggatacatcgtgtccgagcacggcatcgaggacaaccctgaaaagatcacggccatctccatcatgggccccatacacaacgtccagggcatacaaaggctcaccggttgtctggctgccctgagccgcttcatctcctggctcggcgaacggggcatgccaccctacaaactcctcaaaaagacagacgccTTCGTTTGGACTAAGAAAGCCCAGCAGGctctggaaagcctcaaagcatccctaacatcggccccaatccttgtcgctccccaaccaggagaacccctcctcctttacgtcgcgacaagcaaccatgtggtgagtgctgCCTTGgttgtcgaaagggaggagccaggacaccagctcaaggtacaatGACCTATATACTTCGTCAGGGAGGTACTtactgaccccaaggtccggtacccctaggtgcagaaactcctatacgtcatgctaatggcgaccaggaagctcctgcactacttcaccgaccatgaagttgcggtcgtcacttcatacctgctcggagacatcatctgcaATCGTGACACCGTGGGGTGAATCTCCAattgggcactcgaactcatgggccatgacatcaggtattgCCCTTGTACCgcaattaagtcttaggctctcatggattttgtcgccgaatggacagaggtccagctaccaaccccggacgtcacccacaagtactggacaatgtacttcaatgggtctgtAATGGTGCCTGACtaaggggctggagtggttttgatctccctaGACGGGAGTAGACTCCGCTATGCCATCTAcctccattttttggcctcaaacaacgccgcggaatacaaggccctcatcaacagactgcgcattgccatcgagctcggtgctacgcgactctacgttcgCGACAACTCAAAGTTAGTCattgattaggtcatgaaggaatcctcctacaaaagctccctcatggtagcatactgccaggaggtgcgcaagctcgaggacaaattctaggtgaTCAAGCTGCACcatgtcccctgaaaggacaacgatgccgccgattttctcacaaaattgacCGCTAGGAGAGACCCATCCCcaagcgggatcttcatcaacgacctccaTGAGCCATCCTCCCGCATCCTGGAAGGTTCGACCTAGACTCACCCCGACGCCAGGCCAGCAcccgggggctctgaccccggCGCTAAGCCAAcactcgggggctccgatcctagtacctccatgaCGGCATCACCCGCCGACGTCGCTATATTGGCACCCAatcaaaccgactagcgagcgccgctactcgcctacctcctcgaggaggttctcccactctaaaggaccgaagcccgatggatcgctcgatgtgccaagaccttcgtcgcgctcgGTGATGAGCTCCACAAATGGAGTccgtcaggagtactcatgaagtgcgtccccaccgaccaggggaagcagctcctcctctagGTCCATGCTGGGATTCGTGGACATCACACGGCCCCAAGgttgctggtcggaaaagccttttacCAAGGTTTTTACTCGCCCACCGTGCTACGAAATGCAGAGGAGGTCGGCCGCagatgtgaaggatgctagttctacgctcggcaaacacatttgctggcacaggagctccagaccatccccatcacctggcctttcatggtctggggcctcgacatggtgggacccctcaaaaagggcccaagcggcttcactcacctactcgtagcagtcaacaagttcaccaagtggatagaggccaagcccatcaccaacatccactcggaagaggcggtcaaattcttcctcaacattatctaccagttcggcgttcctaactgtatcatcactgaccacggaaccaacttcactggaaagaagttcctagacttcagtgatggataccgcattaggatcgactgggcctcggtcggacatccacgaacc
Coding sequences within:
- the LOC136451026 gene encoding uncharacterized protein isoform X1; translated protein: MLPPLPHPCLVTLPLPNARLACSSPLPHGQTLGRTLNVQHFLVIGWPTFRLAGVSCTLTCWDVGSARLRAIPGLPLRKPGLCRRPARRTTPPRMHDFDDAASALHSEQTLYSNPTVSNMCTVIYSLFTISHRSSGGTVSPTPQTPYDRFPYGLASSADTYARGLRRMLAPSPLASEFMGMAGYAPAAFHELPDDEGESDGSSIDDVAPCHRPSQECSMVDASGQPPMVVESAQTHTPPDRQAQLGGRQPCHGPTWRLLNTDCRYMSGPICTRTLVASSATGIGPDMDPSRTIEGSGETRPKRDCWPDDQSPSPEGPGPRAFSRRIRRAPFPQRFRSPTNITKYTGETNPGIWLKDFQLACRDGGVDDDYFIIQYLPICVREHIRAWLEFLSHDSICDWADLKRVFVGNF
- the LOC136451026 gene encoding uncharacterized protein isoform X4 produces the protein MDQDEGPSTQRGKKNKKDRRRSNNTTKVATTDRMGKQPQQALPDHFNKLMDSPCTNHAYPVKHLYKDCELLKHFLRQAGGPKEGDGKEVAAKKEGATGKDGNGFPKPEECIMIFGRSDAIWTKRQHKVRYREACATETAVPSFLSWSESSVTFDQRDHPSHVTRPGCYPLVVDPIVHKKHLTKVLMDRGSGLNILYIDTLDAMRIPWSEFCQAGSPFHGVIPGV